One region of Bosea sp. 29B genomic DNA includes:
- the pyrC gene encoding dihydroorotase yields the protein MSVTELFGSTEAKAATPTQTLTIRRPDDWHVHLRDGAMLKAVLPFTAAQFKRGIIMPNLVPPVTSVDAAFAYRERILAARPEGNDFTPLMTCYLTDSTNPDEIERGFREGVWAAAKLYPSGATTNSHHGVTNIPKLAPVLERMEKVGMPVLVHGEATDPAVDIFDREAVFMETEMLPLLKRHQGLKVVVEHVTTAETVELVRAHAGRAAGTVTPHHLIINRTSIFQGGLRPHLYCLPVAKRERHRLALRKAVTSGDGNFFIGTDTAPHLRSAKQAECCSAGVFGGATALQTYVQVFDDEGALAHFEAFASENGARFYGLPLNEGTITLEKRPCRVSPTVAVGEEDVVIFRGGEELPWSLGEVRG from the coding sequence ATGAGCGTTACGGAACTCTTCGGCAGCACGGAAGCCAAGGCGGCCACCCCGACGCAGACCCTGACGATCCGCCGTCCCGACGACTGGCATGTCCATCTGCGCGACGGCGCCATGCTGAAGGCGGTGCTGCCCTTTACCGCCGCCCAGTTCAAACGCGGCATCATCATGCCGAACCTGGTGCCGCCGGTGACATCAGTCGACGCGGCCTTCGCCTATCGCGAGCGCATCCTCGCGGCACGACCGGAGGGCAACGATTTCACCCCGCTGATGACCTGCTATCTCACCGACTCGACCAATCCGGACGAGATCGAGCGCGGCTTCCGCGAGGGCGTTTGGGCTGCCGCCAAGCTCTATCCCTCGGGCGCCACGACCAATTCCCATCATGGTGTCACCAATATTCCGAAGCTCGCCCCGGTGCTGGAGCGGATGGAAAAGGTCGGCATGCCGGTCCTCGTCCATGGCGAGGCGACCGACCCGGCCGTCGACATCTTCGACCGCGAGGCGGTGTTCATGGAGACCGAGATGCTGCCGCTGCTGAAGCGGCATCAGGGCCTCAAGGTCGTGGTCGAGCACGTCACCACGGCCGAGACGGTCGAGCTGGTGCGCGCTCATGCCGGCCGGGCGGCGGGCACGGTGACGCCGCATCACCTGATCATCAACCGCACCTCGATCTTCCAGGGCGGGCTCCGGCCGCATCTCTATTGCCTGCCGGTCGCCAAGCGCGAGCGCCATCGCCTCGCTCTGCGCAAGGCTGTCACCTCCGGCGACGGCAATTTCTTCATCGGCACCGACACCGCCCCGCATCTGCGCAGCGCCAAGCAGGCCGAATGCTGCTCGGCCGGCGTCTTCGGCGGCGCCACCGCCCTCCAGACCTATGTCCAGGTCTTCGACGACGAGGGCGCACTTGCCCATTTCGAGGCCTTCGCCTCGGAGAACGGCGCGCGCTTCTACGGGCTGCCGCTGAACGAGGGCACGATCACGCTGGAGAAGCGGCCCTGCCGGGTCTCGCCGACCGTGGCCGTCGGCGAGGAAGACGTCGTCATCTTCCGTGGCGGCGAGGAATTGCCCTGGTCGCTGGGCGAGGTCAGGGGCTGA
- a CDS encoding amidase, with amino-acid sequence MSRSVRDKLEANLARIGDGTPVFTKLLTDTARVEADAADRRREAGLQLSAIDGTIVSVKDLLDVKGITTWAGSSALKGAAPAAQDAPSVARLRRAGAVIIGKTNMTEFAFSGIGLNNTFGTPGSAVDKARIPGGSSSGAAVSVAEGSSELTVGTDTGGSCRIPAAFNGITGMKPTHKTVPDEGCFPLAPSLDSIGPLAKDVAGCARLLSVLADRPFDLADGLSPARIRLGVARGGFLAEADPSVAKAYEAAIERVTRLGIAVEPVDLDGFYKEMLAIAPVPLVTIEAAAVHRDLMASKADSYDRRVAARIAIGVPCKAADYIIAMEKRRSLIARFAAQLDGLDGFLAPTVPIEAPTIAAMEAGDEAFFNANRLILRNPAFGNLFDLCSISLPMPLGDKLSGGLMLSAVAGRDQQLLNIAKLIEPAAAG; translated from the coding sequence ATGTCCCGCAGCGTCCGCGACAAGCTCGAAGCCAATCTCGCCCGCATCGGCGACGGCACCCCGGTGTTCACCAAGCTCCTCACCGACACGGCGCGCGTCGAGGCCGACGCCGCCGATCGCCGCCGCGAGGCCGGGCTGCAGCTGAGCGCGATCGACGGCACGATCGTCTCGGTCAAGGACCTGCTCGACGTGAAGGGCATCACGACCTGGGCCGGCTCGAGCGCACTGAAGGGCGCAGCCCCCGCGGCTCAGGATGCGCCCTCGGTGGCGCGACTGCGCCGGGCCGGCGCAGTGATCATCGGCAAGACCAACATGACCGAGTTCGCCTTCTCCGGCATCGGCCTGAACAACACCTTCGGCACGCCGGGCAGTGCCGTCGACAAGGCGCGCATCCCCGGCGGCTCCTCCTCCGGCGCGGCGGTCTCCGTGGCGGAAGGCTCGTCGGAGCTGACGGTCGGCACCGACACCGGCGGCTCCTGCCGGATCCCTGCCGCCTTCAACGGCATCACCGGGATGAAGCCGACGCATAAGACGGTTCCCGACGAGGGCTGCTTCCCGCTGGCGCCGAGCCTCGACTCGATCGGCCCGCTGGCCAAGGATGTCGCCGGCTGCGCGCGCCTGCTCTCGGTGCTCGCCGACCGGCCCTTCGACCTCGCGGACGGGCTCTCGCCGGCCCGTATCCGCCTCGGCGTGGCGCGCGGCGGCTTCCTGGCCGAGGCCGATCCGTCCGTCGCCAAGGCCTATGAGGCGGCGATCGAACGCGTGACGCGGCTCGGCATCGCGGTCGAGCCGGTCGATCTCGACGGGTTCTACAAGGAGATGCTGGCGATCGCTCCGGTGCCGCTCGTCACGATCGAGGCCGCGGCGGTACATCGCGACCTCATGGCCAGCAAGGCCGATTCCTATGACCGGCGCGTTGCGGCCCGCATCGCCATCGGCGTGCCGTGCAAGGCGGCCGACTACATCATCGCCATGGAAAAGCGCCGCTCTCTGATCGCCAGGTTCGCGGCTCAGCTCGACGGGCTCGACGGCTTCCTGGCGCCGACCGTGCCGATCGAGGCGCCGACGATCGCGGCAATGGAGGCCGGTGACGAGGCCTTCTTCAACGCGAACCGGCTGATCCTGCGCAACCCGGCCTTCGGCAACCTGTTCGACCTGTGCTCGATCTCGCTGCCGATGCCGCTCGGCGACAAGCTCTCTGGCGGATTGATGCTGAGCGCGGTCGCCGGACGGGACCAGCAACTGCTCAACATTGCGAAGTTGATCGAGCCGGCTGCGGCGGGCTGA
- a CDS encoding LysR family transcriptional regulator produces MDQLNAMRAFVRVVEVGTFTRAAELLDLPKPTVTKLIQQLEGHLHAQLLNRTTRRVTVTMDGAAYYERALRVLGEIDELDQSMTSSQARPSGRLRVDVSASFATDIILPALPGFLARYPEIQIDMGLSDRPADLIGENLDLAIRAGAIDDQSLIARRIGEMMLITCATPGYLAKHGTPRHPRDLEDGHLTIGYRRAGTSRIMPFTFASPKETIEIQGDHVVSLNDGTGYVAAGLAGLGVMQVPTFMAMAHIASGRLVPILTDWCTKPKPLHIIYPPNRHLSNKVRVFVDWLAELFARNALLQGKPLLPCPGGIAAEALAHQPEQAA; encoded by the coding sequence ATGGATCAGCTCAACGCCATGCGCGCCTTCGTGCGCGTCGTCGAAGTCGGCACCTTCACCCGCGCCGCGGAACTGCTCGACCTGCCCAAGCCGACCGTGACCAAGCTGATCCAACAGCTCGAAGGGCATCTGCACGCGCAGTTGCTCAACCGCACGACGCGCCGCGTCACCGTGACGATGGATGGCGCCGCCTATTACGAGCGGGCGCTGCGCGTGCTCGGCGAGATCGACGAGCTCGACCAGAGCATGACCTCCTCGCAGGCCCGGCCGAGCGGGCGGCTACGCGTCGATGTCAGCGCCTCGTTCGCCACCGACATCATCCTGCCGGCCCTGCCCGGCTTCCTTGCGCGCTATCCCGAGATCCAGATCGACATGGGCCTGTCCGATCGGCCAGCCGACCTGATCGGCGAGAATCTCGACCTCGCCATCCGTGCCGGCGCGATCGACGACCAGAGCCTGATCGCCCGCCGCATCGGCGAGATGATGCTGATCACCTGTGCGACGCCGGGCTATCTCGCCAAGCACGGCACGCCGCGGCACCCGCGCGATCTGGAGGATGGCCATCTCACGATCGGCTATCGCCGGGCCGGCACCAGCCGCATCATGCCCTTCACCTTCGCCAGCCCGAAGGAGACGATCGAAATCCAGGGCGACCATGTCGTCTCCCTGAACGACGGCACCGGCTATGTCGCCGCCGGACTGGCGGGGCTCGGCGTCATGCAGGTGCCGACCTTCATGGCGATGGCGCACATCGCCTCTGGCCGGCTTGTGCCGATCCTGACCGATTGGTGCACCAAGCCGAAGCCGCTGCACATTATCTATCCGCCGAACCGCCATCTCTCCAACAAGGTCCGCGTCTTCGTCGACTGGCTTGCCGAACTATTCGCCCGGAACGCGCTGCTTCAAGGCAAGCCGCTGTTGCCCTGCCCTGGTGGCATCGCCGCGGAAGCGCTCGCCCATCAGCCCGAGCAAGCGGCCTAG
- a CDS encoding alpha/beta hydrolase fold domain-containing protein, whose amino-acid sequence MLAPSVPESRYRRAVFWREQSVAVGRDKLAGRLYAPAAVPDEAGLVVHLHGGTFDSGTLASGEAVATTLAEAGAIVISLPYPLAPANPFPQALEASYAALEKIARDKARWVGKNAPLYVAGEEAGGNLAAALAMMARDRHGPPLAGQILFSPMLDSCLGTYSFRNAEAGPVGCRWADGWHAYLGSPEKAAHPYAAPVNAVRLTGLAPALIVTAEDDLLRDESINYAHRLKAAGVDTTIRVVGGPSRWPDAFAEGPCDGTCLCAACHHVSEFFTATAPS is encoded by the coding sequence ATGCTCGCTCCGTCCGTCCCCGAAAGCCGCTATCGCCGCGCCGTCTTCTGGCGCGAGCAGAGCGTCGCGGTCGGGCGCGACAAGCTCGCCGGGCGGCTCTATGCGCCCGCAGCCGTGCCGGACGAGGCGGGCCTCGTCGTTCATCTGCATGGCGGCACGTTTGACAGCGGCACTCTTGCTTCCGGTGAAGCTGTCGCGACCACGCTGGCCGAGGCCGGCGCGATCGTGATCTCGCTGCCTTATCCGCTCGCCCCCGCCAATCCGTTCCCGCAGGCGCTCGAAGCCTCCTATGCTGCGCTCGAGAAGATCGCCCGCGACAAGGCGCGCTGGGTCGGCAAGAACGCGCCGCTCTATGTGGCGGGCGAGGAGGCCGGCGGCAATCTCGCCGCGGCGCTCGCCATGATGGCGCGCGATCGGCACGGGCCGCCGCTCGCCGGCCAGATCCTGTTCTCGCCGATGCTCGATTCCTGCCTCGGCACCTATTCCTTCCGCAATGCCGAGGCTGGCCCGGTCGGCTGCCGCTGGGCCGACGGCTGGCACGCCTATCTCGGCTCGCCCGAGAAGGCGGCTCATCCTTACGCCGCCCCGGTCAATGCCGTCAGGCTGACCGGGCTCGCTCCCGCGCTGATCGTCACGGCCGAGGACGACCTGCTGCGCGACGAGAGCATCAACTATGCCCACCGGCTGAAGGCAGCCGGCGTCGACACCACCATCCGCGTCGTCGGCGGTCCGAGCCGCTGGCCGGACGCCTTCGCCGAAGGGCCCTGCGACGGCACCTGCCTGTGCGCGGCCTGTCACCACGTCAGCGAGTTCTTCACCGCGACCGCGCCGTCCTAG
- a CDS encoding efflux RND transporter periplasmic adaptor subunit: MILGTIRHALLGVTLAAGVSLAALAVAVHGSNTAQGDTAPAAPAATPVSVATVEQRELVSWAEFSGRLEAIERVEIRSRVSGVVEQVHFSQGALVRQGDLLVSIDQAPYQAEFERAQAQLLAAEARVALAAGEHERGQKLMSTQNVSQRDLDTRLNALREAQANERAARAALQSARLNLDYTQIRAPIGGRIGRLEVTVGNLVAAGANAPLLTTLVSVDPVYAGFNADEGSLLKALATLPAEPGKPRDLKRIPVQMTTAANEAAPVSGHLNFVDNGIDAATGTVRVRAIFDNKDGALMPGQFVRLRMGQAKSEPALVINERAVGTDQNKKFVFVVGKDHKAQWREVTLGTAAEGLRIVTSGLEAGEQIVVNGLQRIRPGASVAPEQVPMAERSELKKPTTELAQR, encoded by the coding sequence ATGATTCTGGGAACGATCCGTCATGCCCTGTTGGGCGTTACTCTGGCTGCCGGCGTCTCGCTCGCGGCTCTCGCCGTCGCTGTCCACGGCTCGAACACGGCGCAGGGCGACACGGCCCCCGCCGCGCCGGCCGCAACCCCGGTCTCGGTCGCCACGGTCGAGCAGCGCGAATTGGTCAGTTGGGCCGAGTTCTCCGGCCGGCTCGAGGCGATCGAGCGTGTCGAAATCCGCTCGCGCGTCTCCGGCGTGGTCGAGCAGGTGCACTTCTCGCAAGGCGCGCTGGTCAGGCAGGGCGACCTGCTCGTCAGCATCGACCAGGCGCCCTACCAGGCCGAGTTCGAGCGTGCCCAGGCGCAGTTGCTCGCCGCCGAGGCGCGCGTTGCGCTCGCTGCGGGCGAGCATGAGCGCGGCCAGAAGCTGATGTCGACGCAGAACGTCTCGCAGCGCGACCTCGACACCAGGCTGAATGCGCTGCGCGAGGCGCAGGCCAACGAGCGCGCCGCCCGCGCCGCGCTGCAGTCGGCGCGGCTCAACCTCGACTACACCCAGATCCGCGCCCCGATCGGCGGCCGCATCGGCCGACTGGAAGTCACCGTCGGCAACCTCGTCGCCGCCGGTGCCAATGCGCCGCTGCTGACGACTTTGGTCTCGGTCGATCCGGTCTATGCCGGCTTCAACGCCGATGAGGGCTCGCTGCTGAAGGCGCTGGCGACGCTGCCGGCTGAGCCCGGCAAGCCGCGCGACCTCAAGCGCATCCCGGTGCAGATGACGACCGCGGCGAACGAGGCTGCGCCGGTCTCCGGCCATCTCAACTTCGTCGACAATGGCATCGACGCCGCGACCGGTACGGTCCGCGTCCGGGCGATCTTCGACAACAAGGACGGCGCGCTGATGCCCGGCCAGTTTGTGCGCCTGCGCATGGGCCAGGCCAAGTCCGAACCGGCGCTGGTCATCAACGAGCGGGCTGTCGGCACCGACCAGAACAAGAAGTTCGTCTTCGTCGTCGGCAAGGACCACAAGGCCCAGTGGCGCGAGGTCACCCTCGGCACCGCTGCCGAGGGCCTGCGCATCGTCACCAGCGGGCTGGAAGCGGGCGAGCAGATCGTCGTCAACGGCCTGCAGCGTATCCGCCCTGGCGCCTCCGTCGCCCCCGAGCAGGTGCCGATGGCCGAGCGCTCCGAACTGAAGAAGCCCACGACCGAGCTCGCGCAGCGCTAA
- a CDS encoding multidrug efflux RND transporter permease subunit gives MNLSKFFIDRPIFAGVLSVLIFLAGLLALRALPISEYPEVVPPTVVVRAQYPGANPRVIAETVATPIEEQINGVEGMLYMSSQATTDGVMTLNVTFKLGTDPDKAQQLVQNRVSQAEPRLPEEVRRLGVTTIKSSPDLTMVVHITSPNGRYDMTYLRNYAVLNVKDRLARIDGVGQVQLFGSGDYSMRVWLDPQKVAEHGLSPSDIVREIRAQNVQAAAGVIGASPSGPGLDLQLSVNAQGRLASEEEFGEIIVKTAASGAVVRLKDVSRIELGAAEYALRSLLNGKSAVAVPVFQAPNSNAIAIADRVQETMREIKQNMPEGVDYSIVYDTTQFVRASIKAVISTLLEAIALVVLVVIVFLQTWRASIIPLVAVPISVVGTFAVMYLFGFSINALSLFGLVLAIGIVVDDAIVVVENVERNIENGLSPREATYKAMREVSGPIIAIALVLVAVFVPLAFISGLTGQFYRQFALTIAISTVISAINSLTLSPALAALLLRGHDAPKDALTRGMDFLFGWFFRGFNRFFNRSSEAYGGGVTRILGRKTVMLVVYAGLVGLTVMLFQKVPSGFVPGQDKQYLVGFAQLPDAATLDRTEDVIRRMDAIALKHPGVENAISFPGLSINGFTNSSNAGIVFVGLKPFDQRKDPSLSGNAVAMQLNTEFAGIKEAFIAMFPPPPVQGLGTIGGFKLQIEDRAGLGYKALDEATKAFMAKAAVAPELAGMFSSFQVNVPQLYADIDRTKARQLGVPVTDVFETLQIYLGSSYVNDFNKFGRTYTVRVQADAPYRAYQEDIGKLKVRSNSGEMVPLSAVLNVRTDAGPERAMRYNGFLSADINAGPAPGFSSGQAQDAVTRIAAETLPKGFAFEWTELTYQEILAGNSAILVFPVAILLVFLVLAAQYESLTLPVAILLIIPMGLLAAMAGVWWSGGDNNVFTQIGLVVLVGLSAKNAILIVEFARELEFEGRTPVEAAIEASRLRLRPILMTSLAFVMGVVPLVLSTGAGAEMRQAMGIAVFAGMIGVTAFGIFLTPVFYVLMRKLSGNKPLRQHGVEEKGEMAEAA, from the coding sequence ATGAACCTCTCGAAGTTCTTCATCGACCGGCCGATCTTCGCCGGTGTCCTCTCCGTCCTGATTTTCCTCGCCGGCCTGCTGGCGCTGCGGGCCCTGCCGATCTCGGAATATCCCGAGGTCGTGCCGCCCACCGTGGTGGTGCGCGCGCAATATCCCGGCGCCAATCCGCGCGTCATCGCCGAGACCGTGGCGACGCCGATCGAGGAGCAGATCAACGGCGTCGAGGGCATGCTCTACATGTCGAGCCAGGCGACGACCGACGGCGTGATGACGCTGAACGTCACCTTCAAGCTCGGCACCGACCCGGACAAGGCTCAGCAGCTGGTCCAGAACCGGGTCTCGCAGGCTGAGCCGCGCCTGCCGGAGGAGGTGCGCCGGCTCGGCGTCACCACCATCAAGAGCTCGCCGGACCTGACGATGGTGGTGCACATCACCTCGCCGAACGGCCGCTACGACATGACCTATCTGCGCAACTACGCCGTCCTCAACGTCAAGGACCGGCTGGCGCGCATCGACGGCGTCGGCCAGGTCCAGCTCTTCGGCTCGGGCGACTATTCGATGCGCGTCTGGCTCGACCCGCAAAAGGTTGCCGAGCACGGCCTCTCGCCCTCCGACATCGTCCGCGAAATCCGGGCCCAGAACGTCCAGGCTGCTGCCGGCGTCATCGGCGCTTCGCCGAGCGGGCCGGGGCTCGATCTGCAGCTCTCGGTCAATGCGCAAGGCCGCCTCGCCAGCGAGGAGGAGTTCGGCGAGATCATCGTCAAGACTGCCGCGAGCGGCGCGGTGGTGCGCCTGAAGGACGTCTCCCGCATCGAACTGGGCGCCGCCGAATACGCGCTGCGCTCGCTGCTCAACGGCAAGTCGGCCGTCGCCGTGCCGGTCTTCCAGGCGCCGAACTCGAACGCCATCGCCATCGCCGACCGCGTCCAGGAGACGATGCGCGAGATCAAGCAGAACATGCCTGAGGGCGTGGACTACTCAATCGTCTACGACACCACCCAGTTCGTTCGCGCCTCGATCAAGGCGGTGATCTCGACGCTGCTCGAGGCGATCGCGCTGGTCGTGCTCGTCGTCATCGTCTTCCTGCAGACCTGGCGCGCCTCGATCATCCCGCTCGTCGCCGTGCCGATCTCGGTCGTCGGCACCTTTGCGGTGATGTACCTCTTCGGCTTCTCGATCAATGCGCTCTCGCTGTTCGGCCTCGTGCTGGCGATCGGCATCGTCGTCGACGACGCCATCGTCGTGGTCGAGAACGTCGAGCGCAACATCGAGAACGGCCTGTCCCCGCGCGAAGCCACCTACAAGGCGATGCGCGAGGTCTCCGGCCCGATCATTGCGATCGCGCTCGTCCTCGTCGCAGTCTTCGTCCCGCTCGCCTTCATCAGCGGCCTGACCGGCCAGTTCTACCGCCAGTTCGCGCTCACCATCGCGATCTCGACGGTGATCTCGGCGATCAACTCGCTGACCCTGTCGCCGGCGCTCGCCGCACTGCTGCTGCGTGGCCATGACGCCCCCAAGGATGCGCTGACCCGCGGCATGGACTTCCTGTTCGGCTGGTTCTTCCGCGGCTTCAACCGCTTCTTCAACCGCAGCTCCGAAGCCTATGGCGGCGGCGTCACCCGCATCCTCGGCCGCAAGACCGTGATGCTCGTGGTCTATGCCGGCCTCGTCGGCCTGACCGTCATGCTCTTCCAGAAGGTGCCGTCGGGCTTCGTGCCGGGCCAGGACAAGCAGTACCTCGTCGGCTTCGCCCAGCTGCCCGACGCGGCGACGCTCGACCGCACCGAGGACGTCATCCGCAGGATGGACGCGATCGCGCTGAAGCATCCCGGCGTCGAGAACGCGATCTCCTTCCCGGGCCTGTCGATCAACGGCTTCACCAATTCGTCCAATGCCGGCATCGTCTTCGTCGGCCTGAAGCCCTTCGACCAGCGCAAGGACCCTTCGCTCTCGGGCAACGCCGTCGCCATGCAGCTCAACACGGAGTTCGCCGGCATCAAGGAGGCGTTCATCGCGATGTTCCCGCCGCCGCCCGTCCAGGGCCTCGGCACCATCGGCGGCTTCAAGCTGCAGATCGAGGATCGGGCCGGCCTCGGCTACAAGGCGCTCGACGAGGCGACCAAGGCCTTCATGGCCAAGGCCGCCGTGGCGCCCGAGCTCGCCGGCATGTTCTCGAGCTTCCAGGTCAACGTGCCCCAGCTCTATGCCGACATCGACCGCACCAAGGCGCGCCAGCTCGGCGTTCCCGTCACCGATGTCTTCGAGACGCTGCAGATCTATCTGGGCTCGTCCTATGTGAACGACTTCAACAAGTTCGGCCGCACCTACACGGTGCGCGTCCAGGCCGATGCGCCCTACCGCGCCTATCAGGAGGATATCGGCAAGCTCAAGGTCCGCTCGAATTCGGGCGAGATGGTCCCGCTCTCGGCCGTGCTCAACGTGCGCACCGATGCCGGCCCCGAACGCGCCATGCGCTATAACGGCTTCCTCAGCGCCGACATCAATGCCGGCCCGGCCCCGGGCTTCTCCTCGGGCCAGGCGCAGGACGCCGTCACCCGCATCGCCGCCGAGACCCTGCCCAAGGGCTTCGCCTTCGAATGGACCGAGCTGACCTATCAGGAGATCCTGGCCGGCAATTCCGCCATCCTGGTCTTCCCGGTCGCGATCCTGCTCGTCTTCCTGGTGCTGGCAGCGCAATACGAGAGCCTGACCCTGCCGGTGGCGATCCTCCTGATCATCCCGATGGGCCTGCTCGCGGCGATGGCCGGCGTCTGGTGGAGCGGCGGCGACAACAACGTCTTCACCCAGATCGGCCTCGTCGTCCTGGTCGGACTATCGGCCAAGAACGCCATCCTGATCGTCGAATTCGCGCGCGAGCTCGAATTCGAGGGCAGGACGCCGGTCGAGGCCGCGATCGAGGCCAGCCGCCTGCGCCTGCGGCCGATCCTGATGACCTCGCTCGCCTTCGTCATGGGCGTGGTGCCCCTCGTGCTCTCGACCGGGGCGGGCGCCGAGATGCGCCAGGCCATGGGCATCGCGGTCTTCGCCGGCATGATCGGCGTCACCGCCTTCGGCATCTTCCTGACGCCGGTCTTCTACGTGCTGATGCGGAAGTTGTCGGGGAACAAGCCGCTCAGGCAGCATGGGGTGGAGGAGAAGGGGGAGATGGCTGAGGCGGCGTGA
- a CDS encoding three-Cys-motif partner protein TcmP has product MSSKSSDGSVGPWAREKLGALGEYLDFYTKVLKNQHWLRGTIYIDAFAGPGRSKVRQVPKASNPQPENFFDDVVPMVEAVEEAGEFLKGSPRVALDIANPFSSYTFIERNPVRVAELNALAEEYGDKRRIIVREGDASTELLAILASKGIWRSYRGVVFVDPFGMHIPWSTLEALAKTRVFEVIINFPLGMAIQRFLVRTGDVPANWAATLDEFFGSPDWREHAYEAKDDLFGSSTTKLDDSGKRLLSWYLQRLKDTFGHVSPARLIRNTKGGHLYYLIWAGPHPKGLDGAKHVLGKGDEIKASRKKPADR; this is encoded by the coding sequence ATGAGCAGCAAATCAAGCGACGGCAGCGTAGGTCCTTGGGCCCGCGAAAAGCTGGGCGCACTCGGGGAATACCTCGATTTCTACACGAAGGTGCTCAAGAACCAGCACTGGCTGAGGGGCACCATCTACATCGACGCGTTTGCCGGTCCGGGACGATCAAAAGTCCGGCAGGTGCCCAAGGCTTCCAACCCACAACCCGAGAATTTCTTCGACGACGTTGTCCCAATGGTCGAGGCCGTGGAAGAAGCTGGCGAGTTCCTGAAGGGCTCGCCGCGGGTCGCGCTCGACATCGCCAACCCATTTAGCAGCTACACCTTCATCGAGCGTAACCCGGTCCGCGTCGCCGAATTGAACGCGCTCGCGGAGGAGTACGGGGACAAGCGTCGCATCATCGTCCGTGAAGGCGACGCATCGACGGAACTGCTCGCGATCCTAGCCTCCAAAGGCATTTGGCGATCATATCGCGGGGTGGTGTTCGTCGACCCATTCGGCATGCACATCCCGTGGTCGACACTCGAGGCACTGGCCAAGACCAGGGTATTCGAAGTCATCATCAACTTTCCACTCGGTATGGCCATTCAGCGGTTTCTGGTCAGGACTGGCGACGTCCCCGCCAACTGGGCCGCAACATTGGACGAGTTCTTCGGTTCACCGGATTGGCGCGAACACGCCTATGAGGCGAAAGACGACCTCTTCGGGTCGAGCACGACCAAGTTGGACGACAGCGGGAAACGCCTGCTCTCTTGGTATCTTCAGCGGCTCAAGGACACCTTCGGCCACGTGTCGCCGGCGCGGCTAATCCGCAACACTAAAGGCGGGCATCTCTACTACCTCATATGGGCAGGCCCTCATCCGAAAGGACTCGACGGCGCAAAACACGTCCTCGGGAAAGGTGACGAGATTAAAGCATCGCGAAAAAAGCCCGCCGATCGATAA
- a CDS encoding phage Gp37/Gp68 family protein gives MAQDTSIEWTDATWNPVTGCTKISPGCDNCYAERFSERFRGVPGNAFEHGFDLTLRPERLEQPLGWRQPKMIFVNSMSDLFHKDVPDSLISKVFDTMELANWHTFQMLTKRSSLMRDFLRRRYGDGRGPLHIWCGVSVEDGARKSRVRHLQDTPAGTRFLSIEPLIGPIGPLDLNGIDWVIVGGESGPRARPMDPEWVREVRDQCQQAGVAFFFKQWGGFRPKSGGRTLDGREWSEFPATNVTGCRVAAE, from the coding sequence ATGGCGCAGGACACATCGATCGAGTGGACCGACGCTACGTGGAACCCGGTCACCGGGTGCACGAAGATCAGTCCCGGCTGCGATAACTGCTACGCGGAACGGTTCTCGGAGCGCTTTCGCGGCGTGCCTGGAAACGCGTTCGAACACGGATTCGATTTGACGCTCCGGCCCGAACGCTTGGAGCAGCCACTCGGTTGGCGGCAGCCGAAGATGATCTTCGTGAACTCGATGTCCGACCTGTTCCACAAGGATGTGCCGGACAGTCTCATCTCGAAAGTGTTCGACACCATGGAACTGGCGAATTGGCACACGTTCCAGATGCTGACTAAGCGGTCGTCACTGATGCGGGATTTTCTTCGCCGTCGGTACGGAGACGGCCGAGGCCCACTGCATATCTGGTGTGGCGTATCCGTCGAGGACGGTGCCCGCAAATCGCGCGTTCGACACCTTCAAGACACGCCGGCCGGTACCCGCTTCCTGTCGATCGAGCCTCTGATTGGGCCGATCGGGCCGCTGGACCTCAATGGGATCGATTGGGTTATCGTCGGAGGCGAGAGTGGCCCCCGTGCCCGTCCAATGGACCCGGAATGGGTCCGTGAGGTCCGCGACCAGTGTCAGCAAGCCGGCGTAGCGTTCTTTTTCAAACAATGGGGGGGATTCCGGCCCAAATCTGGAGGTCGGACCCTAGACGGCCGCGAGTGGAGCGAGTTCCCTGCAACTAACGTAACGGGATGCAGAGTCGCCGCCGAATGA